AAATGACGCGTGTATCTGTTACTATTCATTAAAAagattgtaaaatcaaaaaagtAAACAGAAACTATAAGGaaaaccaaaaaagaagaagaaatctcATCCGCCGAtttccaaactccagtatattatgctggaccagtatacttgttggaactccagtatattatgctggagttccatcatattatgctggagttccagcatacttatgttggaactccagtataatatgctggagttcaaatatacttatgttggaactccaacatagtATACTGACATATTTtctgggttttgaacagtgttttcgctcaaatttatctttacatgaaaagtaactaaatttcgattacttttgaaactgggctatttttaaacgaccagttataaatctgggtatttttaaatttctcccaacATTTACGCACCATAGTTCTAGGCCCAATGGCCCAATAACTTCTAAATTCTAAAGGGGACCAAAATGTTCCCTCCTCCTCCTCCCACGAATTCGAATTAAGGGGTAAAAATATAtcacaaaaaaggaaaaattataATTAGGTTCGAAGATTGATAAATATGTATGATTAATGCATAATCTAATCAGATCATAACGGATACATAATTTAATTTAATCTATTTCTTGAGTCAAACTATTTTAGAACTATTAAAGCAAATGCAATAAAAAGTGTCGATTATTATATCACAGATTCTGACTAATGAAATTTAAATTACAATTCTCAATTAATGACAATATACAACAGCTTGTTGTATGATTCATCATAGAAAACTACAAAATCATAacttaaaatagaaaaaaaaaagtaaaaacaaaaacaaaaaacaaaacaagtaGAAAATCCCAAAATACAAGATATGTGTGAAACCTTATACATAATAAACAAACAAGTTATAATTTTCCTATATTGTTATTGAAGCTTGCATTCAGGCGCAGGTCCTTTAGGAAACCTCCATTTATCATTACAATAATCATAAATCATATGTTTTTTCtgcaaaattttcatttttgctcgaCTTCTTCGATCCAATTCGTGCGTTAGCCACGAGTCATTACCAAAAGGAGGAGAGTTGATATTGCACGAAGATGAACTAGTTAATCTTGAATAAATGCAAGCATCATAAGTAAATTTTTTGTAAGAAGCAATAAAAGGTGCTAATTTCCAATTAGTTTTAATACGACCACCTTGTGTAGCCCAATCATCTGCATTCCATAGACTTGAGTATAGTCTCATTGGTTGGTATTTTGGAAATGGAACACCAATTTTTTCTGCATTTTTGTATTCCCTAATTGGTGTACCATCAACATAGAATCTACATTGAAAAAATTAGAAGAATAAATGAGGAAAAATCCAATTAAAGAATCTTGGAAATTAAGTTACTAATTGCAGTTTAATAACCAAAATGCTCAAAAAAGGGGGTCAAGATCAAATTTTCTAAAGCAAAGTAATCAATATgtttaatagtttgttttgccaaaattttaaaatcaatttattttgaaaagtacttttctTAAAAGTATTTTTTAGAAAAGTACTTTTATAActtatttggccaagctttttttttttgttaaaaatgcTTTTTTTTTTATAACCAAAATTAAGGTGTTATGGCCAATTTTTTTGAAGAAATAAAAGTATTTTTGAGTAGAAGCAAAAACAGAAGCAGGAAAAAGTAGTTTCTCTTTGAAAACActtttttgaaaagaatttttgagaaaaatacacttagaagcactttttaaaagcttggctAAATACTGATCGTTGCTCAAaaatgcttttcaaattaattagccaaacacaaactacttctcaccaaaagtacgtttttgaaaagcacttttgaaaaaaacacttctcaaaataaatagattttagaagcttggccaaacaggctattagtgaGATGCAGTTTGGATTTGacgaattaatttgaaaaatacttttgagcggcaattagtgtttgaccaagctcttaaaaagtgcttttaagtttaattttttcaaaagtgtttttcaaaaaaaaatattttttgatagaaactacttttttctgcttctcaaaaTTGCAGCTTTTactcaaaataattttttttcctttgaaaaaaatacttttggccaaaaaaaaccTCACCATACATGCTATAAAAGAAATCAGAAGCAAAGAAGTTACTGATAATAACTTACATAATACATTTTGGATTCCAAAGGATTGAATAGGTATGGTAATCTGCAGTAGGATCAAACCACAAGAAAAATTGTTGTTCTCTATTGCCTTGGCCTAAACTGAAAATATTTGTATGAAGAGTATAAGGATTTCCTGTTGAATTTCCCAAGAATTCAAAGTCTATTTCATCATGCTTGTTTCCTTGTGATGATAGCTGCAACAAAGACAAAAAAACATTATTCATAAAATAATTTTGTCAATTTTCTTTTGAATCTTTTCAACCAAGTAAACATTACAGTAgagagcaacaacaacaacaaacccaatgTAATCTAATAAATGGGGTCTGAAAAGGATAGTCAGATATGCTCAGAGGCGGATCTAGAATTTAATGTTTATGAGTTCTTGCAACGACCTTGAGTAAATTTCCAATAGTAACTGAGTTCACATTCAAACATTTATAGATATTTAGTGAATTTTTCGAACACATTTATACTATTTGGACAAAAGCTACTGTGTTCATGTGAACCCGTTGGTCGCAAGGTGAATCCACCCCTGGATACGTAGCCTTATGGACCTTGTGTAGGTTGAGGgactatttccgatagaccctcagctcaaagCACGCATGCATAATCAGAACATCATAGAGAAAGAAATGCAATAAAAACGTTGTATTAGCCCCAAAAAAATACTAAGGTGACATTCTTcataaaatacttttaaaatttcTTTTTAACCAATTAAACGTTACAGTAgagagcaacaacaacaataagctCAGTAGAATCTCACAAGTGGGGCCTGAAGAGGAAAGTGAATATTGAATAcacagccttacccctaccttgtgcagGTAGCGATACTATtaccgatagaccctcggctcaaagcaAACATACATAATCACAACAATATAGAGAAAGAAATACACTAGAAACGTTATATTATAGAGTACTTACGTAAAAGGTAGTAACAGTGCCAGCTGAATTTCCAGGAACGAGCTTAATTTGCATATCAATTTTGGCAAAGAGATACTCTTTCTTGGACTGAAATCCTGATCCAGATAGCTTGTCTAAGGAAAGTGTTAAAAGTTCTCCATTTTCATGTATCTTTCCTCTATCGTCTCCCCATGATAATATAAAATGCCGGTGAAATGTACCA
The Nicotiana sylvestris chromosome 11, ASM39365v2, whole genome shotgun sequence DNA segment above includes these coding regions:
- the LOC138882213 gene encoding xyloglucan endotransglucosylase protein 7-like, producing MGKTKVCVSAFKSPTNLSVQKAILPTNNVKYFYIISDPIVFCFYLSFYYGKELNLFLVNYVCSIPVVLVNGTFHRHFILSWGDDRGKIHENGELLTLSLDKLSGSGFQSKKEYLFAKIDMQIKLVPGNSAGTVTTFYLSSQGNKHDEIDFEFLGNSTGNPYTLHTNIFSLGQGNREQQFFLWFDPTADYHTYSILWNPKCIIFYVDGTPIREYKNAEKIGVPFPKYQPMRLYSSLWNADDWATQGGRIKTNWKLAPFIASYKKFTYDACIYSRLTSSSSCNINSPPFGNDSWLTHELDRRSRAKMKILQKKHMIYDYCNDKWRFPKGPAPECKLQ